A single window of Leptospiraceae bacterium DNA harbors:
- a CDS encoding outer membrane lipoprotein carrier protein LolA, with translation MKFRFMFFLIFLSLSAAAESGEELLNSIVGTMNSFDSFRANISIDGLSGSISYKRPGSLNVKFSDGRVLSGNGRHLWIYSPARGIAGKQDLKGLTGGLGGLLSGYESVSSTGKVLKLKSDNKYYEEIIVSVTPNNIIKSLKLRAKGRSDFMDITFSGVQTNIGLSSSIFNFHPPANAQIVENPLNQRE, from the coding sequence ATGAAATTTCGCTTTATGTTCTTTCTTATTTTTTTGAGCCTTTCTGCCGCTGCTGAATCAGGGGAAGAACTATTAAATAGTATTGTTGGAACAATGAATAGCTTTGATAGCTTTCGAGCAAATATCTCCATAGATGGTTTATCTGGTTCCATTTCCTATAAAAGACCAGGTAGTTTAAATGTTAAATTTTCTGATGGTCGAGTTCTTTCTGGAAATGGAAGACATTTATGGATTTACTCGCCTGCAAGAGGAATTGCCGGAAAACAAGACCTCAAAGGACTAACCGGAGGGCTTGGTGGTTTACTTTCTGGCTATGAGAGTGTCTCAAGCACAGGAAAAGTCTTGAAACTTAAATCTGATAATAAATATTATGAGGAAATAATTGTTAGCGTTACGCCGAATAATATAATAAAGTCTCTCAAGTTAAGAGCAAAAGGTAGATCTGATTTCATGGATATTACATTTTCAGGAGTTCAAACAAATATTGGGCTTTCTTCTAGTATATTCAATTTTCATCCGCCTGCAAATGCACAGATAGTTGAGAATCCTTTGAATCAGAGGGAATAA
- a CDS encoding SpoIIE family protein phosphatase, with translation MKIGIEKKINSILFLSLLAVGLSIGVTFYFKQNDYMMKSVIDKLYNGLFSIYNIVDMESLPNLNKKSSQSQEYIQNWKKIKNIQKELGLASIYIVLMNERSQFYFVYDSGDDPTTKQPHDNYFKEYKDPPSEAFESFTSGKMVVVNGHYSNQLGTFKSAFYPINVNGKIIGVIGADSNIAKILELKKESLLLIGLFLFLGLIIVILAGRVIKQWIVTPINELNYGIRKIANGNLNYSISLNENNEIGELVTSINTMTRNLKTNFTTIQKHNKQLEERIEERTNELKETLSEVQELRIQQEGDYFLTTLIAEHLMQNRNKSPYIKIDFLTEQKKTFQFKGKTRHLGGDISIAGNLNFLGKKFTMFFNGDAMGKSMQGAGGALVIGSLVNSIMSRSAANKRVITKESDRWLRETFFEIQKVMEAFDGTMFVSCILGVIEDETGLLQFFNAEHPLSIIYRDGKANFIEDGITAHKLGMPFNVDVGLIQFQLQPGDVIFCGSDGKDDLILNKGSSGTRIINENQRLFLKIIEMSEGQLDKIYSNLVNKGELSDDLSIVRISFKENS, from the coding sequence ATGAAAATTGGTATCGAGAAAAAGATCAACAGTATACTATTCCTAAGTTTGCTTGCTGTTGGTCTCAGTATTGGAGTAACTTTCTATTTTAAACAAAATGATTATATGATGAAATCAGTAATCGACAAATTATACAATGGATTATTTTCCATTTATAATATTGTGGATATGGAAAGTTTGCCAAATCTCAATAAGAAGAGTTCACAATCACAAGAATACATTCAGAACTGGAAAAAAATTAAAAATATTCAGAAAGAATTGGGATTGGCATCCATTTACATCGTGCTGATGAATGAAAGAAGTCAATTCTACTTTGTATATGATTCAGGAGATGATCCGACTACAAAACAACCGCATGACAATTACTTTAAAGAATATAAAGACCCGCCTTCCGAAGCATTTGAATCCTTTACATCAGGCAAGATGGTCGTTGTAAATGGACATTATTCTAATCAGTTGGGAACATTTAAGTCTGCATTCTATCCTATTAATGTAAATGGTAAGATTATAGGTGTAATAGGCGCTGATTCCAATATTGCAAAAATCCTTGAACTTAAAAAGGAATCACTTCTTCTAATCGGATTATTTTTATTTTTAGGGTTAATCATTGTAATACTCGCTGGTCGAGTCATAAAACAATGGATTGTAACTCCGATTAACGAATTAAACTACGGTATTCGAAAAATTGCAAATGGTAATTTGAATTACTCGATTTCCCTCAATGAAAATAATGAAATTGGTGAACTTGTTACAAGCATCAATACAATGACTCGTAATCTAAAAACAAATTTTACAACAATCCAAAAGCACAACAAACAATTAGAAGAAAGAATTGAAGAAAGAACAAATGAATTAAAAGAAACCCTTTCAGAAGTTCAGGAATTGAGGATACAGCAAGAGGGAGATTATTTTCTGACTACATTAATTGCAGAGCATTTAATGCAAAATCGAAACAAAAGTCCTTATATAAAAATTGATTTTCTCACAGAGCAAAAGAAAACATTTCAATTCAAAGGCAAGACTCGTCATTTAGGTGGAGATATCAGTATCGCGGGAAATTTAAACTTCCTAGGTAAAAAGTTTACAATGTTTTTCAATGGTGATGCAATGGGTAAATCCATGCAAGGAGCAGGAGGAGCACTTGTCATAGGATCTCTTGTCAACTCTATCATGTCACGCTCAGCGGCAAACAAGAGAGTAATCACGAAAGAGTCTGATAGATGGTTAAGAGAAACTTTCTTCGAAATTCAAAAGGTAATGGAAGCATTTGACGGAACAATGTTCGTTTCTTGTATCCTGGGAGTCATTGAGGATGAAACAGGACTCTTGCAATTCTTTAATGCAGAGCATCCATTGAGTATAATATACAGAGACGGAAAAGCAAACTTTATCGAAGATGGAATTACCGCGCATAAGCTTGGTATGCCTTTTAATGTTGACGTTGGTTTAATTCAGTTTCAATTACAACCAGGAGATGTGATTTTCTGTGGTTCAGACGGTAAGGATGACTTGATCCTAAATAAAGGTTCAAGTGGAACTAGAATCATAAATGAAAATCAAAGGCTTTTCTTAAAAATCATAGAAATGTCAGAAGGTCAGTTAGATAAAATCTACTCCAATTTGGTGAATAAGGGAGAATTATCCGATGATCTTTCGATTGTCCGCATCTCCTTCAAGGAAAACAGCTAG
- a CDS encoding TIGR04452 family lipoprotein gives MRKIFTLLVFVLSMSQCIVLDTLNLSVPESVTGKEAKNTILTAAITGAAISSSAEGKVSIDALLSLISNKLAGVKENAFYDKYEVDQCAAEAQLINIITIRVGGFTCNLKEHKTFTNWPVRIF, from the coding sequence ATGAGAAAAATTTTTACATTGTTAGTTTTTGTTCTAAGCATGTCGCAATGCATTGTATTAGATACATTAAATCTATCTGTTCCAGAATCGGTTACAGGCAAAGAGGCTAAGAACACTATACTTACAGCAGCAATCACCGGTGCAGCCATCTCCAGCTCTGCAGAAGGAAAAGTTTCTATAGATGCATTGCTGTCACTCATATCAAATAAGCTTGCTGGAGTAAAAGAAAATGCTTTCTACGATAAATATGAAGTAGACCAGTGTGCCGCAGAAGCTCAATTAATTAATATCATCACGATTCGAGTTGGCGGGTTTACCTGCAATTTAAAAGAGCATAAGACTTTTACTAACTGGCCTGTTCGCATCTTTTGA
- a CDS encoding phosphate ABC transporter substrate-binding protein: MNKGEGYMKFTKYIILFFISLFFTDCKKQEKIIITGSETMHSMILLISNNFMKENKNYSIDVRGGGSGEGINELINGITDIALSSRDLTESEFEKLNHKQTLESIVVAYDGAAFVVHPTNPVEKLTLEQASDIFTGKINNWKQMGGLDKPIKVVIRDNYSGTAHYIREHVVRQLDLGQSHYFKNKQNDYSKDAVVLINNEEIVDFVEKNPDAIAYMGMGFAHVNSKLKPLKYARTKEDEPILPNIDNIVKRKYKLSRALKILYKTDKAGAKVDAFIKYILSESGQKGVLQSGYLRSTLPEVEVNAIKQ, from the coding sequence ATGAACAAAGGAGAAGGTTACATGAAATTTACCAAATACATTATTTTATTTTTTATCAGTTTATTTTTCACTGATTGCAAGAAGCAAGAAAAGATTATTATCACTGGCTCGGAAACTATGCACTCGATGATATTGCTCATCTCAAATAATTTTATGAAAGAAAATAAAAATTATTCCATAGATGTTCGAGGCGGTGGTTCAGGAGAGGGAATTAATGAATTAATTAATGGGATTACTGATATTGCTTTAAGCTCTAGAGATTTAACTGAAAGCGAATTTGAAAAACTAAATCATAAACAAACACTAGAATCAATCGTTGTAGCATACGACGGTGCCGCGTTTGTAGTTCATCCAACTAATCCTGTTGAAAAATTAACGTTAGAGCAAGCCTCTGATATATTTACAGGAAAAATAAACAACTGGAAGCAAATGGGAGGTCTTGATAAGCCAATTAAAGTTGTGATTCGAGATAATTATTCAGGAACAGCGCATTATATAAGAGAGCACGTTGTTCGACAACTTGATTTAGGACAGAGTCACTACTTTAAGAATAAACAAAATGATTATTCGAAAGATGCTGTTGTGCTAATTAATAATGAAGAGATTGTTGATTTTGTTGAAAAGAATCCGGATGCCATAGCTTATATGGGAATGGGATTTGCTCATGTGAATAGCAAATTGAAACCATTGAAGTATGCAAGAACTAAAGAAGACGAACCAATTCTTCCAAACATTGATAATATCGTGAAGAGAAAATATAAACTCTCTCGTGCTTTAAAAATTTTATACAAAACAGATAAAGCGGGTGCAAAAGTGGATGCGTTTATAAAATATATTTTGAGTGAGAGTGGACAAAAGGGAGTCTTGCAAAGTGGATATCTTCGCTCCACACTTCCTGAAGTAGAAGTAAATGCAATAAAGCAATGA
- a CDS encoding divalent-cation tolerance protein CutA, with amino-acid sequence MIFVYITCKNKEEAMLIGRSLVEAKLAGCVNMIEHMTSIYEWEGKLEINEEVILIAKTNESFFEEIIFHVKKIHSYTVPCILSIPIQNGNEEYLKWLESGLKKK; translated from the coding sequence ATGATTTTCGTTTACATAACTTGTAAGAATAAAGAAGAGGCGATGTTGATTGGTCGATCTCTCGTCGAAGCAAAACTAGCTGGCTGTGTAAACATGATTGAACATATGACATCCATTTATGAATGGGAAGGAAAATTAGAAATCAATGAAGAAGTCATTCTCATAGCAAAAACAAATGAATCTTTTTTTGAAGAAATTATTTTTCATGTAAAGAAGATTCATTCATATACTGTGCCCTGTATTTTATCTATTCCCATTCAAAACGGCAATGAAGAATACTTGAAGTGGTTGGAATCTGGATTAAAAAAGAAGTAA
- a CDS encoding BamA/TamA family outer membrane protein: MHSEDIHPDTKTKLPFHLDESRKIDSEELKSKREGSFMTGLPSISSDPVTGVWYGGSGYFIENGKKTNPLFAYSPYKYRIATDIYQSSVGAKYYGAGIDLPFFRDSPYRINFYSFYDRNLRALYFGVGETTLQPLSYHPRNDDSQPTQTNAEYDKREDALSYRRPGRTASGYEYVTDQRYNEYEGENSGFNLNLDRTFWGAFRFALGTDVSRMIIRSYDGKISKAKDPYFGETDFSALNVVLPTPNAKTKLTEDKDAGKINGFGGGYTIYLKTGIAYDSRDFEPNPRRGIFAEINFIKSSKAWGADYDFQRSLLHAKIFYQLFPKYFSEMVLAGRVALTRITGTIPFYEYRHIWSIDTPIYGLGGGSTLQGYKQDRFVGNVMSLANTEIRYKFGSFRLGDEYFTFHIGPSFGLGRVWDSINSINLQGYKYSRGILFRIIWNQSTVISLDYAVSREDKQFFMNLNHNF; the protein is encoded by the coding sequence TTGCATTCAGAAGACATTCATCCAGATACAAAAACCAAACTACCTTTTCATTTAGATGAATCTAGAAAAATTGATTCGGAAGAATTAAAATCAAAACGGGAAGGCTCTTTTATGACAGGACTTCCTTCTATTAGTTCAGATCCTGTAACTGGAGTCTGGTATGGAGGTAGTGGTTATTTTATTGAAAATGGTAAGAAGACAAATCCTCTCTTTGCGTATTCTCCTTATAAATATAGAATTGCTACCGACATTTATCAATCGTCGGTAGGTGCAAAATACTATGGAGCGGGCATTGACTTACCTTTCTTTCGAGATAGTCCCTACAGAATCAATTTCTACAGCTTTTATGATAGAAACCTTCGTGCCTTGTATTTTGGTGTAGGAGAAACAACCCTTCAACCACTTTCTTATCATCCTAGAAACGATGATTCGCAACCAACTCAAACCAATGCGGAATATGATAAGCGAGAAGATGCATTATCTTACAGAAGACCAGGAAGAACTGCGAGTGGGTATGAATATGTGACAGATCAAAGATATAATGAATACGAGGGAGAAAATTCAGGCTTTAATCTGAATCTAGACAGAACCTTTTGGGGTGCATTTCGATTTGCTTTAGGAACGGACGTATCCCGTATGATTATAAGGAGCTACGACGGAAAGATTTCGAAAGCAAAAGATCCTTACTTCGGAGAAACTGATTTTTCGGCTTTGAATGTAGTTCTTCCAACTCCAAACGCAAAAACAAAACTAACAGAAGACAAAGATGCGGGAAAGATAAATGGATTTGGTGGTGGCTATACCATTTATCTTAAAACAGGAATTGCATACGACTCAAGAGACTTTGAACCAAATCCACGAAGAGGAATTTTTGCAGAAATCAATTTCATAAAATCTTCAAAAGCATGGGGAGCCGATTATGATTTTCAAAGATCACTCCTTCATGCAAAAATATTCTATCAACTCTTTCCAAAATACTTTTCGGAAATGGTTTTAGCAGGAAGAGTTGCTCTCACGCGTATAACAGGCACTATCCCCTTCTACGAATACAGACATATCTGGAGCATTGACACCCCAATTTATGGTTTAGGTGGAGGAAGCACACTGCAAGGATATAAACAAGATAGATTTGTAGGTAACGTAATGAGTTTAGCAAATACAGAAATAAGATATAAGTTTGGATCATTTCGATTAGGTGATGAATACTTTACATTTCATATTGGTCCTTCTTTTGGTTTGGGTAGAGTATGGGATTCAATAAATTCAATCAACTTGCAAGGATATAAATACTCTCGCGGAATTCTTTTTCGAATTATTTGGAATCAATCTACTGTAATTTCTCTCGACTATGCAGTCTCTAGAGAGGACAAACAGTTTTTTATGAACTTAAATCATAACTTTTAA
- a CDS encoding 4Fe-4S dicluster domain-containing protein produces MQRKDFFKKGLFKALKKAVDTTEEVYEAIQESVAGKAPTEDISGLADNKEYLPETPGISKSKKIHRNLKYPPGALVDKPKFLKKCTGCGDCIQACPYNTIFPVFDPKLEKNIPHLDPNMNACMMCFDYPCINACEVDALKSFKKKETLKLGQAKALVDHCINTKTEQLTCNACRDSCPIENVITYNKKFQPRISKDCTGCGICVHACPTFPRAIVVK; encoded by the coding sequence ATGCAACGAAAGGATTTTTTTAAAAAAGGATTATTCAAAGCCTTAAAAAAGGCTGTTGATACGACAGAAGAAGTCTACGAAGCAATTCAGGAATCAGTAGCCGGCAAAGCACCTACAGAAGACATTTCTGGTCTAGCGGATAATAAAGAGTATCTCCCTGAAACACCGGGAATTTCAAAATCTAAAAAGATTCATCGAAATTTAAAATATCCGCCCGGTGCTCTAGTTGATAAGCCAAAATTTCTAAAGAAATGCACAGGCTGTGGAGATTGCATTCAAGCTTGTCCTTACAATACGATTTTTCCCGTTTTTGATCCCAAATTAGAAAAGAATATACCTCATCTCGATCCGAACATGAATGCTTGCATGATGTGTTTTGACTATCCTTGCATCAATGCTTGTGAGGTAGATGCACTGAAGTCGTTCAAGAAAAAAGAAACTTTGAAACTTGGACAGGCGAAAGCTCTTGTGGATCATTGCATCAATACTAAAACCGAGCAACTTACCTGCAATGCATGTCGCGATTCCTGTCCTATTGAAAATGTTATCACATATAATAAAAAATTTCAACCTCGTATATCAAAAGACTGCACTGGTTGTGGAATCTGTGTCCATGCCTGCCCAACTTTTCCAAGAGCAATTGTCGTGAAGTGA
- a CDS encoding STAS domain-containing protein, which yields MSNPSTDFTNPIYHHEGTELQITTRVKSEPNQPTDGIILDIAGDLNLYSTPALKQILSYLTDAGKVKIFVNVENLHYIDSSGLGAFLAVQSKLMKLNGYIKVCCPTKQVLAVLELTKLKTMLKVNTSLAEALRNG from the coding sequence ATGAGTAACCCAAGCACCGATTTTACTAACCCAATCTATCATCACGAAGGAACAGAATTACAAATTACCACCCGTGTTAAATCAGAACCAAATCAACCTACAGATGGAATCATTCTTGATATAGCCGGAGATCTTAACTTATATTCGACTCCTGCTTTAAAACAGATTCTTTCTTACCTTACTGATGCGGGCAAAGTCAAGATATTCGTGAACGTGGAAAATCTTCACTACATTGATTCTTCTGGTCTAGGTGCCTTTCTTGCCGTTCAGTCTAAGCTTATGAAATTAAACGGCTACATCAAAGTATGCTGTCCTACCAAGCAAGTTCTAGCTGTCCTTGAGCTAACAAAACTAAAAACTATGCTCAAAGTAAATACGAGCCTTGCAGAAGCATTGAGAAATGGCTAA
- the galK gene encoding galactokinase, which yields MILNIKNLLTTNLGSSDESIHTFRAPARINVIGEHVDYLGGFVLPAAIDFQVCVSIRKNSLGKIRLYSEQYKEVATTDKPVYDKSHLWANYVYGVVDELNKEGFTIGGFDMAIDGDIPQGAGLSSSAALEVVTCFALSTLFQFEISREKIALIGQAAENNFVGMKCGIMDQFIIANGKKNQCILLNTDTLEKTYHNLDLKDHEFYLINSNVKHSLQDSDYNNRRKECESALKKVQAKLPQIKNLYDLPIETDLISFLFTEKELKRVQHVIGEKDRTNKLLASFEKGDILSAGKCLYGTHDSLSELFEVSCVETDFLIAELKREQASGARMIGGGFGGSVLVLDKIGNRAKIESEIKNRYKEKFNIQASFYGFQISDGVSELH from the coding sequence ATGATTTTAAACATCAAAAACCTTCTTACTACTAACTTAGGCTCAAGCGATGAGTCTATTCATACATTTAGAGCACCAGCCAGAATCAATGTAATCGGTGAGCATGTGGATTATCTAGGCGGATTCGTTCTTCCTGCTGCCATTGACTTTCAGGTTTGTGTAAGCATCCGCAAAAATTCACTCGGAAAGATACGTCTTTACTCGGAGCAATACAAAGAAGTGGCTACTACTGATAAACCTGTATACGATAAGTCCCATCTCTGGGCAAATTATGTATACGGAGTCGTAGATGAGCTAAACAAAGAAGGATTTACTATCGGTGGCTTTGATATGGCTATTGATGGAGACATTCCACAGGGCGCAGGATTATCTTCTTCGGCTGCTTTGGAAGTAGTTACTTGTTTTGCGCTTTCTACTCTTTTTCAATTTGAAATTTCTCGTGAAAAAATTGCTCTCATCGGACAAGCCGCAGAGAATAACTTCGTTGGAATGAAATGTGGCATCATGGATCAATTCATCATCGCAAATGGAAAGAAGAATCAATGCATTCTGCTCAATACAGACACTCTCGAAAAAACTTATCACAACCTTGATTTAAAAGACCACGAGTTTTATTTAATCAATTCCAATGTAAAACACTCTCTCCAAGACAGCGACTACAACAATCGCCGAAAAGAATGTGAGAGTGCGTTAAAAAAAGTGCAAGCTAAACTTCCTCAAATAAAAAATCTTTACGATCTACCAATTGAAACTGACCTAATCTCTTTTTTATTCACCGAAAAAGAATTAAAGCGAGTGCAGCATGTCATCGGAGAGAAAGATCGCACGAACAAGCTTCTTGCTTCTTTTGAGAAAGGAGATATTCTTTCTGCTGGCAAATGTCTTTACGGAACGCATGACTCTTTATCAGAGCTATTTGAAGTATCCTGTGTAGAAACAGATTTTCTAATTGCTGAATTAAAACGAGAACAAGCCAGTGGAGCTAGAATGATTGGCGGAGGATTTGGTGGGAGTGTATTGGTCTTAGATAAGATTGGAAATCGAGCAAAGATAGAAAGCGAAATCAAAAATCGATACAAAGAAAAATTTAATATACAAGCTTCGTTTTATGGTTTTCAAATTTCAGACGGAGTTTCAGAATTACACTAG
- a CDS encoding glucose-6-phosphate isomerase, whose amino-acid sequence MNIKIDSKFLKSYFPESLLSKNLEKSISKRELLHNKKGAGSEFLGWVDLPSQIKDADLKNIQETADEINSHSEYLVVIGIGGSYLGARAMIEANVNSFHMFDNHKNKKAKILYAGHHLDADYHNDLLEFLQDKEFSVNVISKSGTTTEPALAFRSLLALTEKKYGKENLKKRIFSTTDAKKGALKKLSDEYGLKTFVIPDDVGGRYSVLTPVGLIPIAASGISIAEFVNGAKSMQAYLANEKDPIKNLSCYYAALRNTLYESGRKVEIMVNYNPKMHYFTEWWKQLFGESEGKDKRGIFPAGVDFTSDLHSMGQYIQDGERMLFETVLHIEEPGRDSVIQEFAGDPDGLNYIAGQKLSYIGEQAIKGTKLAHYEGGVPNIEISIPKVSPTVCGEMVYFYEYACGVSGYMLGVNPFDQPGVEDYKNNMFALLGKKGYEEMKVKVEEKLKGLM is encoded by the coding sequence ATGAATATTAAAATTGATTCTAAATTTTTAAAATCTTATTTCCCGGAAAGCTTGCTTTCTAAGAATCTAGAAAAATCCATTTCTAAAAGAGAACTATTACACAATAAAAAAGGCGCTGGCTCTGAGTTTTTGGGTTGGGTAGATTTACCATCCCAAATTAAAGACGCTGATTTAAAAAACATACAAGAAACAGCAGACGAAATCAATTCCCATTCTGAATACTTGGTAGTGATTGGAATCGGTGGTTCTTATCTCGGTGCAAGGGCAATGATCGAAGCAAACGTCAATAGCTTTCATATGTTTGACAACCATAAGAATAAAAAAGCCAAAATACTATATGCAGGACATCATCTTGATGCTGACTATCACAATGACTTACTAGAATTTTTACAAGACAAAGAATTTTCAGTGAATGTGATTTCAAAATCAGGCACGACTACGGAGCCTGCCTTAGCTTTTAGAAGTCTCCTTGCTCTGACAGAAAAAAAATACGGAAAAGAAAATCTAAAGAAAAGAATTTTCTCTACGACAGATGCAAAGAAAGGTGCGCTAAAAAAACTATCCGACGAATACGGACTTAAGACTTTTGTAATTCCAGATGATGTTGGTGGTAGATACTCGGTATTAACCCCTGTAGGTTTAATTCCAATAGCTGCATCTGGAATTTCCATTGCAGAATTTGTAAATGGTGCTAAGTCTATGCAAGCCTATTTAGCTAATGAAAAAGATCCTATAAAGAATCTATCCTGTTATTACGCTGCACTGAGAAATACTCTTTATGAATCAGGAAGAAAAGTTGAGATCATGGTAAACTACAATCCTAAGATGCATTACTTTACCGAATGGTGGAAACAACTCTTCGGAGAAAGTGAGGGTAAAGACAAACGAGGCATTTTCCCTGCTGGAGTAGACTTCACAAGTGACTTACACTCTATGGGTCAATACATCCAAGATGGAGAACGCATGTTATTCGAAACAGTTCTTCATATTGAAGAGCCGGGTCGTGATAGCGTCATACAAGAGTTTGCCGGTGATCCCGATGGACTGAATTACATAGCAGGACAAAAACTTTCTTATATCGGAGAACAAGCAATCAAAGGAACAAAGCTCGCACACTATGAAGGTGGAGTTCCTAATATTGAAATTTCAATTCCTAAAGTATCGCCTACCGTATGCGGAGAGATGGTATATTTCTACGAATATGCTTGTGGTGTTTCTGGTTATATGCTTGGAGTCAATCCATTTGATCAACCTGGAGTTGAGGATTATAAGAATAATATGTTCGCGCTTTTAGGAAAGAAAGGCTACGAAGAAATGAAGGTAAAAGTAGAAGAAAAACTAAAAGGACTAATGTAG